The proteins below are encoded in one region of Triticum aestivum cultivar Chinese Spring chromosome 1B, IWGSC CS RefSeq v2.1, whole genome shotgun sequence:
- the LOC123105983 gene encoding nudix hydrolase 9 isoform X1 → MAAAYKLLLSCPEGLPRSRVSVRFGPSFDRIHHPDASLEDSIGEVIWNQRLQQNPSLYNGTKFRYGGHALHRSDESNQVYCVSLHLGLTDYRTFVGTNLSPLWEKFLVPSQDDSVYCQHMSNPLGNGAIVETSDEKIIVLQRSNNVGESPGHYVFPGGHSEPQEVGILAHQNEEKDVSGLIERISNEMFDGIIREVVEETGVPASSLTEPILIGVSQRETNVRPAAFFYMRCNIDSSAVTELYARAQDGYESTKLYAVSLKELREMSQRLPGCHLGGFALYELMRNASESS, encoded by the exons ATGGCCGCCGCGTACAAGCTCCTCCTCTCCTGCCCCGAAGGCCTCCCTCGATCCCGA GTTTCGGTGAGGTTTGGTCCGTCCTTCGACCGGATCCACCACCCGGACGCATCCCTGGAGGATTCTATAGGCGAGGTG ATCTGGAATCAAAGGCTCCAGCAGAACCCATCGCTGTACAACGGCACGAAATTTCGG TATGGAGGGCATGCCTTGCACCGCAGTGATGAATCAAATCAGGTGTACTGTGTCTCACTTCATTTGGGACTCACAGATTATAG GACATTTGTTGGAACAAATCTCAGTCCACTGTGGGAGAAATTTTTGGTCCCCTCTCAAG ATGACTCTGTGTATTGCCAACACATGTCAAATCCACTGGGAAATGGTGCAATCGTTGAAACATCTGATGAAAAAATTATTGTATTGCAAAGGAGCAACAATGTCGGCGAGTCTCCTGGACACTATGTTTTTCCTGGAGGACATTCTGAG CCACAAGAAGTTGGAATCTTGGCTCATCAAAATGAAGAAAAAGATGTCAGTGGTCTCATTGAAAGAATTTCAAATGAAATGTTTGATGGAATCATCCGTGAAGTAGTTGAGGAAACTGGAGTTCCTGCTAGTTCACTG ACAGAACCCATTCTCATTGGAGTTTCTCAGCGAGAAACGAATGTTAGACCAGCAGCATTCTTTTACATGAGATGTAACATTGATTCCAGCGCCGTAACTGAGCTTTATGCTAGAGCTCAAGATGGTTATGAATCCACCAAGCTCTATGCAGTATCATTG AAAGAATTACGAGAAATGAGCCAGCGGTTGCCTGGTTGCCACCTAGGGGGCTTTGCTCTGTATGAACTTATGAGGAACGCTTCGGAAAGTTCGTGA
- the LOC123105983 gene encoding nudix hydrolase 9 isoform X2: MAAAYKLLLSCPEGLPRSRVSVRFGPSFDRIHHPDASLEDSIGEIWNQRLQQNPSLYNGTKFRYGGHALHRSDESNQVYCVSLHLGLTDYRTFVGTNLSPLWEKFLVPSQDDSVYCQHMSNPLGNGAIVETSDEKIIVLQRSNNVGESPGHYVFPGGHSEPQEVGILAHQNEEKDVSGLIERISNEMFDGIIREVVEETGVPASSLTEPILIGVSQRETNVRPAAFFYMRCNIDSSAVTELYARAQDGYESTKLYAVSLKELREMSQRLPGCHLGGFALYELMRNASESS, from the exons ATGGCCGCCGCGTACAAGCTCCTCCTCTCCTGCCCCGAAGGCCTCCCTCGATCCCGA GTTTCGGTGAGGTTTGGTCCGTCCTTCGACCGGATCCACCACCCGGACGCATCCCTGGAGGATTCTATAGGCGAG ATCTGGAATCAAAGGCTCCAGCAGAACCCATCGCTGTACAACGGCACGAAATTTCGG TATGGAGGGCATGCCTTGCACCGCAGTGATGAATCAAATCAGGTGTACTGTGTCTCACTTCATTTGGGACTCACAGATTATAG GACATTTGTTGGAACAAATCTCAGTCCACTGTGGGAGAAATTTTTGGTCCCCTCTCAAG ATGACTCTGTGTATTGCCAACACATGTCAAATCCACTGGGAAATGGTGCAATCGTTGAAACATCTGATGAAAAAATTATTGTATTGCAAAGGAGCAACAATGTCGGCGAGTCTCCTGGACACTATGTTTTTCCTGGAGGACATTCTGAG CCACAAGAAGTTGGAATCTTGGCTCATCAAAATGAAGAAAAAGATGTCAGTGGTCTCATTGAAAGAATTTCAAATGAAATGTTTGATGGAATCATCCGTGAAGTAGTTGAGGAAACTGGAGTTCCTGCTAGTTCACTG ACAGAACCCATTCTCATTGGAGTTTCTCAGCGAGAAACGAATGTTAGACCAGCAGCATTCTTTTACATGAGATGTAACATTGATTCCAGCGCCGTAACTGAGCTTTATGCTAGAGCTCAAGATGGTTATGAATCCACCAAGCTCTATGCAGTATCATTG AAAGAATTACGAGAAATGAGCCAGCGGTTGCCTGGTTGCCACCTAGGGGGCTTTGCTCTGTATGAACTTATGAGGAACGCTTCGGAAAGTTCGTGA